In Salinibaculum sp. SYNS191, the genomic window AGGTCCAGCGCCACATTGCCCTCTGTATCGACACCAGCGGTTCGATGAGCGGCGAGAAGATACAGCGCGCCCGCGACGGCGCGTCCTGGGTCTTCGGCCTCCTCGAAGACGACGACTACGTGAGTATCGTGGCCTTCGACTCGGAGGCCGAACTGGTGATTCGCCCGACGCGGTGGGGTGACATCGACCGGGACGACGCGATGGCGACGCTCGACGAACTGACCGCCGGCGGCGGCACCAACATGTTCGACGGCCTGCGGACTGCCCAGAACTCCCTCGAATCCCTGGAGTTCACCGACGGTGCCAACGAGGGCACCGCTGTCCGCCGCATCCTCCTGCTCTCGGACGGCAAGGACAAGCACAACGACCCGCCGGACTTCCGCGACCTCGCCCTCGAAATCGACGAGGCCGGCATCCGCATCGAGTCCGCGGGCATCGGCCACGACTACAACGAGGACACCATCCGGACGCTCGGAACGACCGCCCGCGGCGAGTGGACTCACCTGGAAGGCCCCGGCGACATCGAGGACTTCTTCGGCGAAGCCGTCGAGCAGGCCAACTCCGTCGTCGCCACGGACGCCCAACTGGAACTGGACGTCGCCGACGGCGTGGAGGTCACCGACGTCTACCGGGCGCTCCCGCAGGCCCAGGACGTCGACCTGGACTGGGAGGACAACACCGCCATCG contains:
- a CDS encoding vWA domain-containing protein, with translation MTAEIRTDVNRPNVPVDGTTITAEVDVEPGEKQEQVQRHIALCIDTSGSMSGEKIQRARDGASWVFGLLEDDDYVSIVAFDSEAELVIRPTRWGDIDRDDAMATLDELTAGGGTNMFDGLRTAQNSLESLEFTDGANEGTAVRRILLLSDGKDKHNDPPDFRDLALEIDEAGIRIESAGIGHDYNEDTIRTLGTTARGEWTHLEGPGDIEDFFGEAVEQANSVVATDAQLELDVADGVEVTDVYRALPQAQDVDLDWEDNTAIVKLPDLTEREHQRVVMKVHVPGQRDEEQDVDLVDVALTARGGTARDTISVTYTEDNEKLAENNEDVQLDHQQTVIQTELGKGNVETAETQVEQMTRIHGEETQIVQNVQRQTEIVKEGGRAERNRATKIVSDDDEGIQK